Part of the Candidatus Palauibacter soopunensis genome is shown below.
GTAGTGGCGGTTCACCCGGTCGCGGAGCGCGCTCTCGCCCACCTGGTTGAGGCCGGTGAACTCAAGGTCCACCCAGCTTCCGCTCGGCAGCAGCAGCCGGTGGAACGCGACGGCGAGGCGGCTCTGGTCCCGGTTCTGGACGGCCTGGGCCGTGCCGACGAGGCGCGCGCCGCGCGGGATCAGCACCCGCTCCCGGTCGGCCGAGTACAGCGGCGCCGACACCATGGCGAGCACCGGGCCCGGGAACTCCCCCGACAACTGGGTGACGAGCACCGCCTCCAGGAACGTGCCCTCGTGGATGCGTTCCCAGCCCGGCGGGTCGTGCGGCCGAACCAAACGGCCGGGCTCGGAGGTGCGCGGCGCGGCGGGAACGTCCGCCTGCGGTGCCGGGCCTCCGACGCCGGGCGCGAACTCTCCCGCGGCCAGCCCGGCCGCCATTTCGGCCTCAAGGGCGGCGAGGGACTGCCCGAGGGAAGCGAGCGCGCCGTCGAGCGACGCGTCTGGAGACTCGGGCGCCACGAGAAATGCCGCCTCGTCCGAGGCTCGGTTCGGATCCCGGTGCGACTGCGCGACGGGTGGCGAGCGGAGCGAGCGCGTCCTGCGCTCGACCTCCTCCAGCCGGAGCGCCTCGCGCAACTCGAACTCGGCCTGGCCCATGCCGGCCCCGGCCCTGCCTGAACTTGCCGCCGTGTCCTGCCCTAGGGCACCGGACTGCCGCCGTTCCCGATCCGCATCCGCCGCCGCCTGCTGGCTCTGACGGTCGGTTTCGTCGCTGAGGCGCCCGTCGAGCGACCGGCCCGTGCGGTCGTCCACGGGCCGGGCCGGCGTGGGAGCGACGCCCTCGGCCGTCTCGTCGGGACCGGAAAACGACGAGGAGAGCAGCAGACCTGCCACGAGCACGGTGATCAGTGCGATCCCGGCCTTCGTGACGAAGCCGCCCGGAAGCGCGCCCTTCGGCTCCCTCACCCACTGCTTCCAGCGGCTCATTTCGAGCCATCCCCGGGCTCGAACCGCCACCCGGCCCGCCGCTCGCCGATCTGGAGCCACCCGTCGCTCATCACATGATGCACGATGTAGAGGCCGTCCCCGGCGAGCTGTACGAGGACGACCGCCGGCTCGCCGTCCCTGAGTTCGTATACTGCGGGAGACTCTTGGCCGCGCGAGCGGATGTAGGTGAACTTGCCGTCGTGCCACATCGCCTCGACCAGGAACGGCCGCCGCGTGGCCGCCCGGTCAAGGCGGTACTCGAACGCGATGCGTGTGGGATATTCCGAGCGGAGCGCCTCGATCTCCGCTTCGGCTCGCCGGCGGGCTTCGACGATCCCCGCCTCGGCTTTTTCCTGTGCGCGGCGGGCGGCTTCGACGGCCTCGGCCGCCATTTGGCGGTAGGCGGAGACTTCGCTCCGGGCCACGAACCCGGGGGCCCCGGACGGAGCCTCTCCCTCCGCGCCCGCCTCTACGCGGACGACCAGGTGGGGCGGCTTCTCCCCGTCTTCGGAGACGAGGAACGAGTAGATGCGCCCCGACTCGCAGACGAGCGCCACGTTCGTCGCCGCATCCTCGGCCAGCGGCTTCAGGTACGCGACGTTCGCCGCGCCGGTCAGGTGCCAGTACTCGGAGTCGCCGGCCACGAAGTCGAGGATCCGCTCCCCGGCCGGAAGCACGATGACCGTGGTATGCCGCACGCGTGCGCGGAGCCGGGGGATCCGCTCTTCGCCTTCCTCCGGCACGGGCACGCGCAGGTAGGCGGCATCAGCACTCTCTTGCTGCGCGGCGGCATCGCAGGGAACCACGGCCAGAAGCAGCGTCAGCAGGAC
Proteins encoded:
- a CDS encoding TrbG/VirB9 family P-type conjugative transfer protein, with translation VLLTLLLAVVPCDAAAQQESADAAYLRVPVPEEGEERIPRLRARVRHTTVIVLPAGERILDFVAGDSEYWHLTGAANVAYLKPLAEDAATNVALVCESGRIYSFLVSEDGEKPPHLVVRVEAGAEGEAPSGAPGFVARSEVSAYRQMAAEAVEAARRAQEKAEAGIVEARRRAEAEIEALRSEYPTRIAFEYRLDRAATRRPFLVEAMWHDGKFTYIRSRGQESPAVYELRDGEPAVVLVQLAGDGLYIVHHVMSDGWLQIGERRAGWRFEPGDGSK
- a CDS encoding TrbI/VirB10 family protein — its product is MSRWKQWVREPKGALPGGFVTKAGIALITVLVAGLLLSSSFSGPDETAEGVAPTPARPVDDRTGRSLDGRLSDETDRQSQQAAADADRERRQSGALGQDTAASSGRAGAGMGQAEFELREALRLEEVERRTRSLRSPPVAQSHRDPNRASDEAAFLVAPESPDASLDGALASLGQSLAALEAEMAAGLAAGEFAPGVGGPAPQADVPAAPRTSEPGRLVRPHDPPGWERIHEGTFLEAVLVTQLSGEFPGPVLAMVSAPLYSADRERVLIPRGARLVGTAQAVQNRDQSRLAVAFHRLLLPSGSWVDLEFTGLNQVGESALRDRVNRHYLSTFAAAGAVGALSGLTLAGASPYGLRAGVGQGLGGSATSMLDRYLNRLPEITIRAGHRLRIWFTSDVLVPRDTTHR